The following are from one region of the Candidatus Poribacteria bacterium genome:
- a CDS encoding mandelate racemase/muconate lactonizing enzyme family protein, whose protein sequence is MLSIKHLEAIPLNVPFYHERVSRHMHRALTHGERVHVYRVELSNGVIGYGENLSDESANIEQIIGQNAFACMNDDSIGFGIQMSLYDALGKSVGVPVYQLIGPKVRDRCPISWWDIDMPPEDWVAEVQESVKRGYTSAKLKARPWRDIFAQVDAVGNAVPADYRLDIDFNGFLRTADNAIPALQQLDEHPNVAIYESPYYLGTDVMGAVRLQANVQKRIVEHFNESCLHARCCGGFVVGGGVNSLRRTNALCASFSQPYWLQMVGTGITTAYAVHLGAVLSQAELPAITCHELWESDLLETRLAVVDGTIAVPESPGLGITVDAAALTEYRVDPSTPTPQQLFRESAYTCRVHIPDGSGGETVHEFTGEDVYYPAFSEGEYPGFVPGVWMEVV, encoded by the coding sequence ATGCTTAGCATCAAACATCTCGAAGCGATTCCGTTGAACGTTCCATTTTACCATGAACGGGTCAGCCGACACATGCACCGCGCCTTGACGCACGGGGAACGCGTCCACGTTTACCGCGTCGAACTCAGTAACGGTGTTATCGGTTACGGCGAAAATTTATCAGACGAATCAGCGAACATTGAACAGATCATCGGACAAAACGCATTTGCGTGTATGAACGACGATAGCATCGGGTTCGGCATCCAGATGTCGCTTTATGATGCGCTTGGTAAATCCGTTGGTGTACCGGTCTACCAACTCATCGGACCGAAGGTTCGCGACAGGTGTCCTATTTCGTGGTGGGATATCGATATGCCTCCAGAGGATTGGGTGGCGGAAGTCCAGGAATCCGTGAAACGGGGTTATACCTCCGCAAAACTGAAGGCGCGTCCGTGGCGCGACATCTTCGCACAGGTCGATGCTGTCGGCAATGCCGTACCGGCAGATTATCGACTCGACATCGACTTCAACGGTTTCCTGCGGACTGCGGATAACGCTATCCCTGCCTTACAGCAGCTGGACGAACATCCGAACGTCGCTATCTACGAGAGTCCGTACTATCTCGGCACGGATGTGATGGGTGCGGTACGATTGCAGGCGAATGTCCAGAAACGGATTGTCGAACATTTCAACGAATCGTGTTTGCATGCGCGATGTTGCGGAGGATTTGTCGTCGGTGGCGGTGTGAACTCGCTCCGACGGACGAACGCGCTCTGTGCTTCGTTCTCGCAACCGTACTGGCTGCAGATGGTAGGCACGGGGATTACAACGGCATACGCCGTGCATCTCGGCGCGGTGCTATCGCAAGCGGAATTACCGGCGATTACGTGTCACGAGCTGTGGGAATCTGACCTGCTTGAAACGCGACTCGCTGTTGTTGACGGAACGATTGCGGTCCCTGAGTCGCCGGGGTTGGGGATTACGGTAGACGCAGCAGCGTTGACGGAATATCGTGTGGATCCGTCTACGCCGACACCGCAGCAGCTATTTCGTGAGAGTGCGTATACTTGTCGGGTGCATATTCCAGATGGGAGCGGTGGTGAGACGGTTCACGAGTTCACGGGTGAGGATGTCTACTATCCGGCGTTTAGTGAAGGGGAGTATCCGGGGTTTGTGCCGGGGGTCTGGATGGAAGTGGTTTAA
- a CDS encoding phytanoyl-CoA dioxygenase family protein: protein MASIKPFTVSNERLDQPEKLREQAQQDGYLFFRGLIDADSIYNLRRDFLEICHRHGWAEGGNALMDGIRTGGPYMEGDDGYWPVLDEFQSMELFHAFAHHPAILDMCDKLFGEKTLAHPRNIGRIMFPENTKYTTPSHQDYIHIRGTEETYTAWIPLGPCPTELGGLSVLSGSHRNGIYPVKPAFGAGGLGIDTEPLEADGLYWVSGDYEVGDALFFHSHAVHKALPNQTSDRIRLSVDYRYQGASQPVTEGSLLPHFNRMGWDEIYTDWKSAQYQYYWNAFDLNRV from the coding sequence ATGGCGAGTATTAAACCCTTCACTGTCTCAAATGAACGCTTGGATCAGCCTGAGAAACTCCGAGAACAGGCGCAGCAAGACGGGTATCTTTTTTTTCGTGGTTTGATTGATGCCGATTCCATCTATAACTTACGTCGAGATTTCTTGGAAATCTGCCATCGGCACGGTTGGGCAGAAGGTGGCAACGCCTTGATGGACGGCATTCGGACGGGCGGTCCCTACATGGAAGGGGATGACGGGTATTGGCCCGTCTTAGACGAATTCCAAAGCATGGAGTTGTTCCACGCCTTCGCACACCATCCAGCGATTTTGGATATGTGCGACAAACTCTTCGGTGAGAAGACACTCGCGCATCCGCGGAATATCGGAAGGATTATGTTCCCCGAAAACACGAAATACACAACACCGTCACATCAGGATTATATCCATATCCGAGGGACAGAAGAGACCTATACCGCATGGATACCGCTCGGTCCGTGTCCAACGGAGTTGGGCGGCTTGTCGGTATTATCTGGATCGCACCGAAACGGAATTTACCCCGTCAAACCCGCATTCGGGGCAGGTGGACTCGGTATTGATACGGAACCCTTGGAAGCCGACGGGTTATACTGGGTCAGCGGCGATTACGAAGTCGGCGATGCACTCTTCTTTCACAGCCACGCCGTTCACAAGGCACTGCCCAACCAGACATCCGATCGGATTCGTCTCTCAGTGGATTACCGGTATCAAGGAGCCTCGCAACCCGTCACAGAAGGTTCGCTATTGCCGCATTTCAACCGAATGGGGTGGGACGAAATTTATACAGATTGGAAATCAGCACAGT